In the genome of Brienomyrus brachyistius isolate T26 chromosome 17, BBRACH_0.4, whole genome shotgun sequence, one region contains:
- the LOC125711701 gene encoding uncharacterized protein LOC125711701 has translation MARIRRMEKAVCWSDDRYWATWDKWGEVIDWGDEKELCSPAESPSDQADSSTESHSRRRIAKAVSWTDDAYWAAWDKWEEIICWSDEEECSQVTPPTSQLGRDKGIDVHGLEAFVINNRTISIKPVDDHRDSLNIGAVLVDLCQFDLEYLDQSNVHFEIVQVQIGEVEVGETREKVFEKAFELEIVDVAVEVINSEFQLNAINLDIVETKVDKLLLEELIVGDLEASNVKVSASNGNVVKVPLQSIHGKQQMNRRTRQP, from the exons atggcaag aatcagacgaatggagaaagctgtttgctggagcgacgacagatactgggcaacttgggacaagtggggagaggtgattgactggggagatgagaaagagctgtgctccccagcagaatcaccttctgaccaggctgacagttccactgagtcacactcccgaaggcgaattgccaaggcagttagctggacggatgatgcatattgggcagcctgggacaagtgggaagagatcatctgctggagtgatgaagaggagtgctcccaagtaactccacccaccAGCCAACTTGGGAGGGATAAAGGGATAGATGTGcatgggttggaggcttttgtaataaataacaggacaatctccataaagcctgtagacGACCATCGAGACAGTCTGAAtataggagctgtgctggtagacctctgccagtttgatcttgaatatttagatcaaagtaacgttcattttgaaattgtacaagtacaaattggagaagtcGAAGTGGGGGAGACtagagaaaaggtttttgaaaaagcatttgaattggaaattgtggatgtggcagtagaagttataaacagtgaattccagctaAATGCTATCAATTTGGACATTGTTgaaactaaggtggacaaattattattggaagaattgatcgttggcgatttagaagcaAGCAATGTGAAGGTATCAGCatcaaatggcaatgtggtgaaggtacccttaCAATCAATTCATGGGAAACAGCAGATgaacagaaggaccaggcaaccttag